One segment of Clarias gariepinus isolate MV-2021 ecotype Netherlands chromosome 6, CGAR_prim_01v2, whole genome shotgun sequence DNA contains the following:
- the LOC128526300 gene encoding homeobox protein TGIF2 has protein sequence MKSVKRVLEEEHSGETEFSAMSDSDPCEDDAYPLNLSTGARGGSAKRRRRGNLPKESVQILRSWLYEHRFNAYPSEQEKLSLSGQTNLSISQICNWFINARRRLLPDLLRKDGKDPTQFTISRRASKSDSRSVGSASPDHSTPPPVPTSRPSVIRPAPTLDLSMLGNTATAILTGAGCLVGSGLTGRDGSVQTLVQVESRGVIKKDSVTGPPHLTTIPGSSSSSPGLGTMSPTVVLFNTPPPTPPELCPHDFSDLKLLVDAALQRAAEQENQRQKEQPSARVPCSVPASVSATEALSRNTEQEKSRESLSSSSKADSAPSPQEQKAILPVSVPVLNASASSLPASEAGVSLPVVPHRVAGAVNFQPNGVWSVVRPASPPPTSVKHTWSSQHTLHAVREAVN, from the exons TGTTGGAAGAGGAGCACAGTGGAGAGACAGAGTTTTCTGCCATGTCAGACAGTGATCCCTGTGAGGATGATGCTTACCCGCTCAATCTTTCCACCGGTGCCCGTGGAGGTTCAGCTAAGCGCCGCCGTCGGGGGAACCTGCCAAAAGAGTCTGTTCAGATTCTGAGGAGCTGGCTATATGAGCATCGTTTTAACGCCTATCCCTCTGAGCAGGAGAAGTTGAGTTTATCAGGACAGACTAATCTCTCCATCTCGCAG ATCTGTAACTGGTTCATCAACGCCCGGCGACGGCTGCTCCCTGACCTGCTCAGGAAGGACGGAAAGGACCCGACTCAGTTTACGATCTCTCGCCGAGCCAGCAAATCAGACAGTCGGTCAGTTGGCTCTGCCTCCCCAGACCACTCCACCCCTCCACCGGTCCCCACATCCCGCCCTTCTGTTATCCGCCCTGCCCCCACATTGGACCTGAGCATGCTGGGGAATACTGCAACTGCCATCTTGACTGGGGCTGGCTGCTTGGTGGGATCAGGTCTAACAGGCAGAGACGGTTCTGTCCAGACCCTCGTGCAGGTGGAGAGTCGTGGCGTGATCAAGAAAGATAGTGTGACTGGACCTCCTCATCTAACTACTATTCCAGGCTCTTCTTCCAGCAGCCCAGGTCTGGGAACAATGAGTCCTACTGTGGTGCTGTTCAACACGCCACCCCCTACACCCCCCGAGCTTTGTCCACATGACTTCAGCGACCTCAAACTGCTCGTAGACGCGGCCCTACAGAGAGCAGCAGAGCAGGAAAACCAGAGACAGAAGGAGCAGCCTTCAGCCAGAGTGCCCTGTTCTGTTCCTGCATCTGTTTCCGCAACAGAAGCTTTAAGTAGGAACACCGAGCAGGAAAAGAGTCGTGAAAGCCTGAGTTCCAGCAGCAAAGCTGACTCCGCTCCAAGCCCACAGGAGCAGAAGGCCATTCTCCCTGTCTCTGTGCCGGTGTTGAACGCCTCTGCTTCTTCTCTTCCTGCAAGTGAGGCGGGTGTTAGTCTGCCAGTGGTCCCACATAGAGTTGCTGGAGCAGTTAATTTTCAGCCAAATGGTGTGTGGAGTGTGGTCAGACCAGCTAGCCCACCCCCAACCAGTGTCAAACACACCTGGAGCTCACAGCACACACTCCACGCTGTCAGAGAAGCAGTCaactga